One window of the Ureibacillus sp. FSL W7-1570 genome contains the following:
- a CDS encoding ISL3 family transposase, with amino-acid sequence MSHHHSIRNLLNIKDKNITFDENFCAEELIKGVQSKVFYGQLTYQPKACYACGHVFDVQIIKHGFKTSLIKMPSISGFHTYLKLRKQRYFCKHCHSTFTLKTSVVAKNCCISNNTKVAIALNAKDKISEKDIAMKHHVSHATVSRVIDSFYSYYQPNVHYLPKHLCFDEFKSVKSAAGAMSFIFCDSETGEIVDIVEDRRLHVLKEYFLRYSKKARDAVKTIVIDMYSPYISLIHEVFPKAEIVLDKFHILQLFSRALNKTRINVMNRDKKNYNKLKKYWKLLLKDQTKLDYKNYKYHRCFKKHMCEVEILHYLIDLDSELKASYELYQYVQHCIKIKDFELLKKTLENKQNIVSSYMKTAIKTINKYINYVENTLKYDYNNGILEGINNKIKVIKRISFGYRSFYHFRNRIFITQNLAKIKTA; translated from the coding sequence ATGTCTCACCATCATTCTATACGAAACCTACTCAATATAAAAGACAAAAATATCACATTTGATGAAAATTTTTGTGCAGAAGAACTCATTAAAGGGGTCCAATCAAAAGTCTTTTATGGCCAATTAACTTACCAACCAAAAGCTTGTTATGCTTGTGGACATGTCTTTGATGTTCAAATCATTAAACACGGTTTTAAAACGTCTCTCATTAAAATGCCTAGCATTTCAGGTTTTCATACCTACTTAAAATTGCGTAAACAGCGTTATTTCTGTAAACATTGTCATTCCACGTTTACTTTAAAAACGAGCGTCGTGGCTAAAAACTGTTGTATTTCCAACAATACTAAAGTAGCGATTGCTTTAAACGCCAAAGATAAAATATCCGAAAAAGATATTGCGATGAAACATCATGTTTCTCATGCCACTGTCAGTCGTGTCATTGACAGCTTTTATAGCTATTATCAACCAAATGTTCACTACCTTCCAAAGCATTTGTGTTTTGATGAGTTTAAATCAGTGAAATCCGCAGCTGGAGCGATGTCCTTTATTTTCTGCGACTCTGAAACGGGGGAGATTGTGGATATCGTGGAGGACCGGAGATTACATGTCCTCAAAGAGTATTTCTTACGGTATTCCAAGAAGGCGAGAGATGCGGTAAAAACGATTGTCATCGATATGTACAGCCCTTATATTTCCTTAATCCACGAAGTTTTCCCTAAAGCGGAAATCGTACTCGACAAATTCCATATCCTCCAACTATTTAGCAGAGCTTTAAACAAAACACGCATCAACGTCATGAATCGGGATAAAAAGAATTACAATAAATTAAAAAAATACTGGAAGCTCCTTCTGAAAGATCAAACAAAACTTGATTATAAGAACTATAAATATCATCGTTGCTTTAAAAAGCATATGTGTGAGGTGGAGATTCTCCACTATCTCATTGATTTAGATTCTGAATTAAAAGCGTCCTATGAGTTATATCAATACGTGCAACATTGCATAAAAATCAAAGACTTTGAGCTCCTAAAGAAAACATTAGAGAATAAACAAAATATCGTTTCCAGCTATATGAAAACCGCCATCAAGACAATCAACAAATACATCAATTACGTGGAGAATACGTTGAAATATGATTATAACAACGGCATTTTAGAGGGGATTAATAACAAAATCAAAGTGATTAAACGCATTTCTTTCGGTTATCGATCCTTCTATCACTTTAGAAACCGAATATTCATTACCCAAAACTTAGCGAAAATAAAAACAGCTTAG
- a CDS encoding conserved virulence factor C family protein yields the protein MKIVTIEPTPSPNTMKVVVDEELPFGKSFNYTKENVDDAPVEIREILNIEGVKGVYRVADFLAVERNPKYQWETILSQVRNALGEQTEHVEQGEQAVDHYGEVFVHVQMFRGLPLQIKVFDASGEHRISTGDRFIKAFQQIKIDKTDENYIMERKWADFGIRYGDKEEIAQSVLREIEATYPEERVARIVEAANAKKQETVKRRKITVEEFSVEDWKERFQMLDQIPDPDLDDLPLLEKALEDEQMSIRRLATVYLGMIDDKAVVPLLIRALKDKSPAVRRTAGDCMSDLGFVEFEPAMMEALKDKNKLVRWRAAMFLYESGTERCLPTLREAENDPEFEVRLQVKMAIARIEQGEEAKGSVWKQMMERNN from the coding sequence TTGAAGATTGTAACAATCGAACCGACGCCGAGCCCCAACACGATGAAAGTCGTGGTGGATGAAGAATTGCCATTCGGCAAAAGCTTTAATTATACGAAGGAGAATGTGGATGATGCGCCGGTTGAAATCCGGGAAATTTTAAACATTGAAGGGGTCAAGGGCGTTTACCGTGTGGCGGATTTTTTGGCGGTGGAACGGAATCCGAAATACCAGTGGGAAACGATTTTATCCCAAGTCCGCAACGCTCTCGGCGAACAAACGGAACATGTGGAACAGGGAGAGCAGGCGGTCGACCACTATGGGGAAGTGTTCGTCCATGTGCAAATGTTCCGGGGATTGCCGCTCCAAATCAAAGTGTTCGATGCTTCCGGCGAGCACCGGATTTCCACGGGGGATCGATTCATAAAAGCATTCCAACAAATCAAAATCGATAAAACCGATGAAAACTATATCATGGAACGGAAATGGGCAGACTTCGGTATCCGTTATGGAGATAAGGAAGAAATCGCCCAAAGCGTGTTGAGGGAAATCGAAGCGACCTATCCGGAAGAACGGGTTGCCCGCATTGTGGAAGCGGCCAATGCCAAAAAGCAGGAAACGGTCAAACGCAGAAAAATTACGGTGGAAGAATTTAGTGTGGAGGATTGGAAAGAACGTTTCCAAATGCTCGATCAAATCCCGGATCCCGATTTGGATGATTTGCCGTTGCTTGAGAAAGCGCTTGAGGATGAGCAAATGTCGATACGGAGACTTGCCACAGTATATTTGGGCATGATAGACGATAAGGCGGTTGTGCCACTCTTGATCCGTGCGTTGAAAGATAAAAGTCCAGCCGTTCGCCGGACAGCGGGGGATTGCATGAGCGACCTCGGTTTTGTGGAGTTTGAACCGGCCATGATGGAAGCGTTGAAGGATAAAAATAAATTGGTGCGTTGGCGCGCGGCGATGTTTTTATATGAATCCGGAACGGAGCGCTGCCTTCCTACATTGCGGGAAGCGGAAAACGATCCGGAATTTGAAGTAAGGCTGCAAGTGAAAATGGCCATTGCCCGCATCGAACAGGGCGAGGAAGCAAAAGGCTCCGTCTGGAAGCAGATGATGGAGAGAAATAATTAA
- a CDS encoding glucosamine 6-phosphate synthetase, protein MQNVSKRTVLWIVPIVIIFLFWYMNRPNDGDEYIAYIKGATLEDAPVNLESALNGQCDKEEWVYFKTNNRQHVVEFKGACPVNGQKNANINLQFIVEKDLSDYKVGAMLLEGEQQTPEQRDAFLKELVSESKIATP, encoded by the coding sequence ATGCAAAATGTATCAAAGAGAACGGTTCTATGGATTGTCCCGATTGTAATCATCTTTCTTTTCTGGTATATGAATCGGCCCAATGACGGGGATGAATATATAGCTTATATCAAAGGGGCTACTTTGGAAGATGCACCGGTCAATTTGGAAAGCGCTTTAAACGGCCAATGCGACAAAGAAGAATGGGTTTATTTTAAAACGAATAATCGTCAGCATGTGGTGGAGTTCAAAGGCGCCTGCCCGGTGAATGGACAAAAGAACGCGAACATCAACTTGCAATTTATTGTGGAGAAAGATTTGTCGGATTATAAAGTGGGAGCCATGTTGCTTGAAGGGGAGCAGCAAACGCCCGAACAGCGGGATGCGTTTTTGAAGGAACTGGTGTCCGAAAGCAAAATTGCAACTCCATAA
- a CDS encoding DNA topoisomerase, which yields MKLILTEKPSVAKNIADALNIKTKKDGYFEGNGYIITWAFGHLLELYDAKDYDPKMKTWRMEYFPFIPSNFQYKVKGDFGAKKQLQIIRQLIQRPDIEMIISACDYDREGQLIGDTIIYRMKPAKPVFRMLQNEWTQEEVLKGLRNLIPNTNLRPLLDAGICRQWADWVIGINLTSVTTLKYQKGSGSALNIGRVLLPTLKIIYDRDKEIENFVPENYFKLEATFQTCDGGMYEGTYHEKGEEKFKDRQTLEQIRQSLADPQARKARIIDKTVEKKKEYPPYLFNLTNLQGYITGKYKGWTSDKVLKVAQSLYEKKYITYPRTASVVLEESLEDKAKKVLETLKKGLPYEEEIVFAKKKRVFDNSKVESHSAIIPTYVKPSSLSKDEAIVYDAIKNRFIMQFMPLAEHEETKIVTKMEHADVHGIFITKGRVQLVEGWRKVENIESKDTILPNVSLHEEVEIVDHELTSHVTKPPKHHTEKTLLKVMETCGKGKGSGEQESEEIMANVLSGFSIGTPATRAETIKKLKTVGYITTKNKYLMCTELGRRLVETFPVKELFDLEFTGRLEKTLADIEKQKFHRDRFLQFIFDFTKKAVHIIQQEEEIILNKVEKKTFEPLGKCPLCGNPVIEGQKGFGCSNWKSGCKFVIWKNDKFLASMKKKPTKTMVKQLLKNGKVLVKGLTSKKGNKFDAILRYEKHPDQDLFSWKMEFPDAHKG from the coding sequence ATGAAACTCATATTGACGGAAAAACCATCTGTAGCGAAAAACATAGCGGATGCGTTAAACATAAAAACGAAAAAAGACGGCTATTTTGAAGGGAACGGCTACATCATCACTTGGGCGTTCGGCCATCTTCTCGAATTGTATGATGCGAAAGATTACGATCCGAAAATGAAAACTTGGAGAATGGAGTATTTTCCTTTCATCCCATCCAATTTCCAATACAAAGTGAAGGGCGATTTTGGGGCAAAAAAACAGCTGCAAATCATCCGGCAGCTCATCCAACGTCCGGACATCGAAATGATCATTTCCGCATGCGATTATGATCGGGAAGGGCAGCTCATCGGCGATACGATCATTTACCGGATGAAACCTGCAAAACCCGTCTTTCGCATGCTGCAAAATGAATGGACGCAGGAAGAGGTGCTGAAAGGCCTCCGGAATCTCATCCCCAATACAAACTTGCGGCCGCTATTGGATGCGGGCATTTGCCGCCAATGGGCAGACTGGGTGATCGGCATCAATTTGACTTCTGTCACGACCTTGAAATATCAGAAAGGTTCGGGCAGCGCGTTAAACATCGGAAGGGTTCTCCTTCCGACCCTAAAAATCATCTATGACCGCGACAAGGAAATCGAAAACTTTGTTCCCGAAAACTATTTCAAACTGGAAGCCACCTTCCAAACCTGTGATGGCGGCATGTATGAAGGCACGTATCATGAAAAGGGAGAAGAAAAATTCAAAGACCGGCAAACGCTGGAACAGATCCGACAGTCGCTGGCCGATCCGCAAGCCCGGAAAGCCCGCATCATTGATAAAACAGTGGAAAAGAAAAAGGAATATCCTCCTTATTTATTCAACCTGACCAATTTGCAAGGTTACATCACGGGCAAATATAAGGGCTGGACTTCGGACAAAGTATTGAAAGTGGCCCAATCCCTTTACGAAAAGAAATACATCACCTATCCCCGCACGGCTAGTGTCGTGTTGGAAGAAAGCTTGGAGGATAAAGCGAAAAAGGTGCTCGAAACGTTGAAAAAGGGCCTTCCTTATGAAGAAGAAATCGTCTTTGCCAAAAAGAAGCGGGTCTTTGACAATTCAAAAGTCGAGAGCCATAGCGCCATCATCCCGACGTACGTAAAACCGTCCTCCCTGTCAAAGGATGAAGCCATCGTCTATGATGCGATCAAAAACCGGTTCATTATGCAATTTATGCCCCTGGCAGAACATGAAGAAACAAAAATCGTCACGAAAATGGAACACGCTGACGTCCACGGAATATTTATAACAAAGGGCAGGGTTCAACTGGTGGAGGGATGGCGGAAAGTTGAAAATATAGAATCAAAGGACACGATTCTTCCAAATGTATCCCTCCATGAGGAAGTGGAAATCGTGGACCATGAACTGACTTCCCATGTGACAAAGCCGCCGAAGCACCATACGGAAAAAACATTGCTCAAAGTCATGGAAACATGCGGAAAAGGGAAAGGGAGCGGGGAGCAGGAAAGCGAAGAAATCATGGCAAATGTCCTGAGCGGTTTCAGCATCGGCACCCCGGCGACGCGGGCGGAAACCATCAAAAAGTTGAAGACGGTCGGCTACATAACAACGAAAAACAAATACTTGATGTGCACCGAACTTGGCAGAAGATTGGTGGAAACCTTTCCTGTCAAAGAACTGTTTGATTTGGAATTTACCGGCCGATTGGAAAAGACGCTTGCCGATATAGAAAAACAAAAGTTTCACCGGGACCGGTTTTTGCAATTCATTTTCGATTTCACAAAAAAAGCCGTACACATCATACAGCAAGAGGAAGAAATCATCTTAAATAAAGTGGAAAAGAAAACATTTGAACCGTTGGGGAAATGCCCTCTTTGCGGCAATCCGGTCATCGAAGGGCAAAAAGGTTTCGGCTGCAGCAATTGGAAAAGCGGTTGCAAATTCGTCATCTGGAAAAATGATAAATTCCTCGCTTCCATGAAAAAGAAACCAACCAAAACGATGGTGAAGCAGCTGTTGAAAAACGGGAAGGTGCTCGTGAAAGGCCTCACCAGCAAAAAAGGAAACAAATTCGATGCCATATTGCGTTATGAAAAACATCCGGATCAAGATCTGTTCAGTTGGAAAATGGAATTTCCCGATGCCCACAAAGGATGA
- a CDS encoding ABC-F family ATP-binding cassette domain-containing protein, with amino-acid sequence MSHLIVSNLTKTVGDKTLFKNVEFTIYEGERAGLIGINGTGKSTLLSILAGEQEADSIEMDHPNKYRIAYLPQKPVFEENVTVLQAVFSGNSPILQLNREYEEVVKELSLHPESETLQNKLFQLQQRMDAEKAWDVNALAKQALTKLGIDMFDEQVSNLSGGQQKRVALAKVLIEPADLYLLDEPTNHLDAESTEWLQEMILRLKGAIIFITHDRYFLDEIATHIYELADQTLYRHTGNYADFLEARAIREENRQATQEKLRNRYRNELKWIRRGAKARTTKQKARIQRFEELEKQIDRNADDAKLDMSLSTTRLGKKVLEGVSLSKSFGDRVILKDFDFLIQQGDRIGIVGANGYGKSTLLKILAGELEPDAGEVIVGPTVKIAHFHQVLPEMNENQRMIEYIREASNDITDSEGVRYSAAQMLERFLFPLHTHGTPIGKLSGGERKRLHLLRLLMEQPNVLLLDEPTNDLDIETLGVLEDFIEHFPGVVITISHDRFFLDRIAKKLWILDGKGNVEESFDLYTEYLAKKSAVEKSESKAEKQEKPKQEKPKTEKRKLTYKEQKEWETIEETIAQVEEAIAETEELMAGCGSDYVKLQEYTEKLNELNAEYERLIERWTYLDEIVNGK; translated from the coding sequence ATGAGTCATTTGATAGTTTCGAATTTGACGAAAACCGTAGGAGATAAAACGTTATTTAAAAATGTGGAATTTACGATTTACGAGGGGGAGCGGGCCGGACTGATCGGCATCAACGGAACCGGCAAATCCACCTTGCTTTCCATTTTGGCGGGAGAGCAGGAAGCGGATTCCATCGAGATGGATCATCCGAACAAATATCGCATCGCCTACCTGCCGCAAAAACCGGTTTTTGAAGAAAATGTGACGGTACTGCAAGCGGTCTTTTCCGGAAACTCGCCGATTTTGCAGTTGAACCGGGAGTATGAGGAAGTCGTAAAAGAATTAAGCCTTCATCCGGAATCGGAAACGTTGCAAAACAAATTGTTCCAGCTCCAGCAGCGGATGGATGCGGAAAAGGCATGGGATGTCAATGCCCTTGCCAAACAGGCTTTGACGAAACTTGGCATTGATATGTTTGATGAGCAGGTCTCCAATTTATCCGGCGGACAGCAAAAACGGGTCGCTTTGGCCAAAGTGTTGATTGAACCGGCCGATCTTTATTTGTTGGATGAGCCGACGAACCATCTCGATGCGGAATCGACGGAATGGCTCCAGGAAATGATTCTCCGGTTGAAAGGGGCCATCATTTTCATCACCCATGACCGTTACTTTTTGGATGAAATCGCGACGCACATTTATGAGCTTGCGGATCAAACCCTTTATCGCCATACCGGCAATTACGCCGACTTTTTGGAAGCCCGTGCGATTCGGGAAGAAAACAGACAGGCGACGCAGGAAAAACTCCGCAACCGTTACCGCAATGAATTGAAATGGATCCGCCGCGGGGCAAAAGCCAGAACCACGAAACAAAAGGCGAGAATCCAACGCTTTGAAGAATTGGAAAAGCAAATTGACCGAAATGCGGACGATGCAAAACTGGATATGTCCCTATCCACAACCCGTTTAGGGAAAAAGGTGTTGGAAGGCGTTTCTTTGTCCAAATCTTTCGGTGACCGTGTGATATTAAAGGATTTTGATTTCCTGATTCAGCAGGGCGACCGGATTGGAATTGTCGGAGCGAATGGTTACGGGAAATCGACTTTATTAAAAATATTGGCCGGGGAATTGGAACCGGATGCGGGGGAAGTGATCGTCGGCCCAACCGTGAAAATTGCCCACTTCCATCAGGTGCTGCCGGAAATGAATGAAAATCAGCGGATGATTGAATACATCCGTGAAGCGTCCAATGACATCACCGATTCGGAAGGGGTCCGCTATTCCGCTGCCCAAATGTTGGAGAGATTTTTATTCCCGTTACATACCCATGGAACGCCAATTGGAAAATTGTCCGGCGGGGAGCGGAAACGGCTCCATTTGTTGAGACTGCTGATGGAACAGCCGAATGTCCTGTTATTGGACGAGCCGACGAACGATTTGGATATTGAAACATTGGGCGTGTTGGAAGATTTTATTGAACATTTTCCGGGCGTGGTCATCACCATTTCCCATGACCGTTTCTTCCTAGACCGGATAGCGAAAAAGTTATGGATTTTGGACGGCAAGGGAAATGTGGAAGAGAGCTTTGATCTGTATACGGAATATTTGGCGAAGAAATCCGCGGTTGAAAAGTCGGAATCAAAAGCGGAAAAGCAAGAAAAACCGAAACAGGAAAAGCCGAAAACGGAGAAACGAAAGCTGACATACAAAGAACAGAAAGAATGGGAAACGATCGAAGAAACCATCGCCCAAGTGGAAGAGGCGATCGCCGAAACGGAAGAACTGATGGCCGGATGCGGTTCGGATTATGTGAAACTGCAAGAGTATACGGAAAAATTGAACGAGCTCAACGCGGAATATGAGCGCCTCATTGAAAGATGGACGTATTTGGATGAAATTGTCAATGGAAAATAA
- a CDS encoding DMT family transporter yields the protein MNTSAMIKLAASMAIFGSIGLFTVHAGIPAVELVFVRCICATLFLGGLWLATGGHKTEAWNLKEVIQTLFCGIFLVLNWVFLFKAFEEMSISVTISIYNLAPIFVLILGAIFLRERITIGNVLAIAVCFIGSIFIIGIEHLNSLEAFMNSGFLWALLSAFCYAMTMFLSKTLKGLSPYATTFLQTMVGIVMLLPMCDFSVFHGLSEKNIFFILGTGIIHTGFVYYLFFDSIRKLPTIVVSVLTFVDPVVAILLDTILLGFRPSILQTIGIVLVFGGIFYTVLKPKRVRKKEMAAE from the coding sequence GTGAACACATCAGCAATGATCAAATTGGCGGCAAGCATGGCCATTTTTGGTTCCATCGGCCTGTTTACGGTTCATGCAGGGATTCCTGCGGTGGAGCTTGTGTTTGTACGTTGCATTTGCGCGACGTTGTTTTTGGGAGGATTATGGTTAGCGACTGGCGGGCATAAGACGGAAGCCTGGAACCTAAAAGAGGTCATTCAAACATTGTTTTGCGGGATTTTTCTCGTTTTGAACTGGGTGTTTTTGTTTAAAGCGTTTGAAGAAATGTCCATATCCGTCACCATTTCCATTTATAATTTGGCACCGATTTTCGTGTTGATTTTGGGGGCCATTTTTTTGAGGGAACGCATCACCATCGGGAATGTCCTTGCCATAGCGGTTTGTTTTATCGGCTCCATTTTCATCATTGGCATTGAGCATCTGAATTCCTTGGAAGCGTTTATGAATTCCGGTTTTCTGTGGGCCTTGTTATCGGCGTTTTGCTATGCCATGACGATGTTCTTAAGCAAGACGTTGAAAGGTTTGTCGCCTTATGCAACGACCTTTTTGCAAACGATGGTCGGCATCGTGATGCTTTTGCCGATGTGTGATTTCTCGGTATTTCACGGTTTGTCGGAAAAAAATATTTTCTTTATTTTAGGTACGGGGATCATCCATACGGGCTTTGTTTATTATTTGTTTTTTGACAGCATCCGGAAATTGCCGACGATTGTCGTTTCTGTTTTGACATTTGTGGATCCGGTGGTGGCCATTTTGTTGGATACGATTCTTCTTGGATTTCGTCCAAGCATTTTGCAAACCATTGGCATTGTGCTGGTATTTGGAGGCATCTTTTATACCGTGTTAAAACCGAAGCGGGTGCGGAAAAAAGAGATGGCGGCAGAGTGA
- the qoxA gene encoding cytochrome aa3 quinol oxidase subunit II, whose amino-acid sequence MKLKGTLLLLLSMLVVFLSGCEPLLVLDPKGPQAERQASDIIISIGIMAFIVIVVMVLLVYMLVKYRASRLPEDYEPPHIEGNPILEGILIGVPIIIVAILSVITVKSNYIVESTPEGYEDQEPLVIYASSSNWKWHFSYPEQDIETVNYLYIPTDRPIEFKLYSFGPITSFWIPQLGGQKYAMADMVTTLHLAAETPGEYMGRNANFSGKGFAENTFTVTAMTQTEFDEWVDEVHETAEPLTEDTFEQLLEPGHLGRMTFTGTHLGFSPAPEHEHSDDEMDSGEEHEMYSGKEHKMHSEHAAHE is encoded by the coding sequence ATGAAACTCAAAGGAACACTACTGTTGTTACTTTCCATGCTTGTCGTCTTCCTTAGCGGTTGTGAACCTTTATTAGTGTTGGATCCAAAAGGGCCACAAGCGGAACGGCAAGCAAGCGATATTATAATCTCCATTGGTATTATGGCGTTTATTGTCATTGTCGTGATGGTTTTACTTGTATACATGCTTGTCAAATATCGGGCATCCAGACTGCCTGAGGATTATGAACCCCCTCATATTGAGGGAAATCCGATTTTAGAGGGAATTCTTATTGGAGTTCCAATCATTATTGTCGCCATTCTTTCTGTTATTACGGTGAAAAGCAACTATATTGTCGAGTCGACACCTGAAGGATATGAAGATCAGGAACCATTGGTGATTTACGCTTCATCTTCCAACTGGAAATGGCATTTCAGCTACCCTGAGCAGGATATCGAAACAGTGAACTACCTGTATATTCCAACCGATCGTCCAATCGAGTTCAAACTTTATTCGTTCGGCCCAATCACAAGTTTCTGGATTCCGCAATTGGGCGGACAAAAATATGCCATGGCGGACATGGTGACGACACTCCACTTGGCTGCGGAAACACCAGGGGAATATATGGGACGGAATGCAAACTTTAGTGGTAAAGGTTTTGCGGAAAATACATTTACCGTTACCGCCATGACTCAAACAGAATTTGACGAGTGGGTGGATGAAGTGCATGAAACGGCTGAACCCCTCACAGAAGATACGTTTGAACAACTATTGGAACCAGGCCATCTAGGAAGAATGACTTTCACCGGAACGCATCTGGGATTCTCTCCTGCACCGGAGCATGAACATTCTGACGATGAGATGGATTCCGGAGAAGAACACGAAATGTATTCTGGAAAAGAACACAAAATGCATTCCGAACATGCGGCTCACGAATAA
- the aspA gene encoding aspartate ammonia-lyase has product MKNNIRIEKDFLGEKEIPVDAYYGVQTVRATENFPITGYRIHPELIKSLGIVKKAAALANMEVGLLDKTIGKYIVQAADEVIEGKWDDQFIVDPIQGGAGTSINMNANEVIANRALELMGEEKGKYSIISPNSHVNMSQSTNDAFPTAIHIAVLSLLDQLIDTTKSMQTAFLKKADEFAGIIKMGRTHLQDAVPILLGQEFEAYARVIARDIERISNTKNNLYEINMGATAVGTGLNAEPEYIRIVTDQLVKLSGHPLKGAKHLVDATQNTDCYTEVSSALKICMINMSKIANDLRLMASGPRAGLSEIILPARQPGSSIMPGKVNPVMPEVVNQVAFQVFGNDVTISAASEAGQFELNVMEPVLFFNLIQSISIMNNVFKSFTENCLKGIQANEKRMKEYVEKSIGIITAINPHVGYETAAKLAREAYLTGESIRSLCIKYGVLTEEQLNEILNPYEMTHPGIAGKH; this is encoded by the coding sequence ATGAAAAATAATATCCGCATTGAAAAAGATTTTTTAGGTGAAAAGGAAATACCGGTCGACGCCTATTACGGTGTGCAAACTGTCCGTGCGACAGAAAACTTCCCAATTACCGGATACCGCATTCATCCGGAATTGATCAAATCACTTGGTATTGTAAAAAAAGCGGCGGCACTCGCAAACATGGAAGTCGGCTTATTGGATAAAACCATTGGCAAATACATTGTTCAAGCGGCGGATGAAGTCATCGAAGGAAAATGGGACGATCAGTTCATTGTGGATCCGATTCAGGGCGGTGCTGGAACTTCCATTAACATGAACGCCAATGAAGTGATTGCCAACCGTGCGTTGGAATTGATGGGCGAAGAAAAGGGGAAATATTCCATCATCAGCCCAAACAGCCATGTCAACATGTCCCAATCCACAAATGACGCATTTCCAACGGCAATACATATTGCGGTGCTAAGCTTGTTGGACCAATTAATCGACACTACGAAATCGATGCAAACGGCATTTTTGAAAAAAGCGGATGAATTCGCAGGCATTATCAAAATGGGGAGAACCCACCTGCAAGATGCGGTTCCGATTTTATTGGGGCAGGAATTCGAAGCATATGCCCGCGTCATTGCCCGTGACATCGAACGCATTTCAAATACAAAAAACAATTTATATGAAATCAACATGGGGGCAACGGCGGTCGGAACAGGATTAAATGCGGAACCCGAATATATCCGTATCGTGACGGACCAATTGGTGAAATTGAGCGGACATCCATTAAAAGGAGCCAAACATTTGGTGGATGCGACGCAAAATACGGATTGCTATACAGAAGTATCATCCGCATTGAAAATTTGCATGATCAACATGTCCAAAATCGCCAATGACTTGCGTTTGATGGCATCCGGACCGCGTGCGGGATTATCGGAAATCATCCTTCCTGCCCGTCAACCGGGATCTTCCATCATGCCTGGCAAAGTGAATCCGGTCATGCCGGAAGTGGTGAACCAAGTGGCATTCCAAGTTTTTGGCAATGATGTGACCATTTCTGCGGCTTCGGAAGCGGGCCAATTTGAATTAAACGTGATGGAACCGGTATTGTTCTTCAATTTAATTCAATCCATTTCCATCATGAACAACGTGTTCAAATCATTTACGGAAAACTGCTTAAAAGGTATCCAAGCGAATGAAAAACGCATGAAAGAATATGTGGAAAAAAGCATCGGCATCATCACGGCGATCAATCCGCATGTGGGCTATGAAACAGCGGCGAAATTGGCGCGCGAAGCATACCTCACAGGGGAATCCATCCGCAGCCTGTGCATCAAATATGGCGTATTAACGGAAGAACAATTAAATGAAATATTAAATCCATATGAAATGACACATCCTGGAATCGCCGGCAAGCATTGA